In the genome of Chrysemys picta bellii isolate R12L10 chromosome 17, ASM1138683v2, whole genome shotgun sequence, one region contains:
- the LOC101938134 gene encoding LOW QUALITY PROTEIN: transketolase-like protein 2 (The sequence of the model RefSeq protein was modified relative to this genomic sequence to represent the inferred CDS: deleted 3 bases in 2 codons), with the protein MASGEPRPDQPPLQALRDAANRLRVRALRATCAAGSGHPTSCCSAAEIAAVLFFQAMRYQASQPAHPSNDRFVLSKGHAAPLLYAAWAEAGFLKESELLNLRKIDSDLEGHPTPRLPFVDVATGSLGQGLGAACGMAYVGKYFDKASYRVFCLLGDGEVSEGSVWEALAFGSHYRLDNLVAIVDVNRLGQSEATPLCHDMEVYRRRCEAFGWNTYVVNGHAVEELGEALRQAAQGKGKPTAIVAKTYKGRGIPGVEDMENWHGKPMPKDKVESIIGAIQSRIQTHQVLVPQAPIEDVPQISIAGICMSSPPEYTIGDKVGKGEL; encoded by the exons ATGGCCagtggcgagccccggccggaCCAGCCCCCGCTGCAGGCCCTGCGCGACGCGGCGAACCGGCTGCGGGTGCGGGCGCTGCGGGCCACGTGCGCTGCGGGCTCGGG TCACCCCACGTCCTGCTGTAGCGCA GCCGAGATCGCGGCCGTGCTGTTCTTCCAGGCCATGCGCTACCAGGCCAGCCAGCCGGCGCACCCCAGCAATGACCGCTTTGTCCTCTCCAAG GGCCACGCTGCCCCCTTGCTCTATGCCGCATGGGCTGAGGCCGGCTTCCTCAaggagtcagagctgctgaatCTACGCAAGATCGACAGTGACCTGGAGGGACACCCCACCCCG AGGCTGCCCTTCGTGGATGTGGCCACGGGCtcactggggcagggcctgggcgcgGCCTGCGGGATGGCCTACGTAGGCAAGTACTTCGACAAGGCCAG CTATCGCGTGTTCTGCCTGCTCGGTGACGGGGAGGTGtcggagggctctgtctgggaggCTCTGGCTTTCGGCTCCCACTACCGGCTC GATAACCTGGTGGCCATCGTGGACGTCAACCGGCTGGGCCAGAGCGAGGCGACGCCGCTGTGCCACGACATGGAGGTTTACCGCCGCCGCTGCGAGGCCTTTGG GTGGAACACCTACGTGGTGAATGGCCACGCCGTGGAGGAGCTGGGCGAGGCCCTGCGGCAGGcggctcaggggaaggggaagccCACGGCCATCGTAGCCAAGACCTACAAGGGACGAGGCATCCCCG GTGTGGAGGACATGGAGAACTGGCACGGCAAGCCCATGCCCAAGGACAAGGTGGAGTCCATCATCGGTGCCATCCAGAGCCGGATCCAGACCCACCAGGTGCTGGTGCCACAGGCCCCCATTGAGGATGTCCCACAGATCAGCATCGCCGGCATCTGCATGTCCTCGCCGCCCGAATACACCATTGGGGAcaaggtggggaaaggggagctgTGA